ATCCGACGGCATTCTCGTGCTTGAAGGCGCGCAGGCCGACAACGAGCCCGGCACGCCCGTGGCCAAGGTGCTGCATGTGCCGCCGCTGCTCGATCTCTCGGTCACTCCCAACCGCGGCGACTGCCTCTCGGCCATCGGCCTGGCGCGCGAGGTCGCGGCGCTCACCGGCGGCGAGCTGCACGAGCCCGAGTTCGCGCTCAACGAGCAGGACGGCGCCGCCAGTGAAGTGGCGAGCGTCGAAGTGCAGGCCCCCGATCTTTGTCCGCGCTACTGCGCGCGCGTCATTGAGGGCGTCAAGATCGGTCCGTCGCCCATGTGGCTGGCCGAGCTGCTCGAATCCCACGGCATCCGTCCCATTTCGAATATCGTCGATGTCACCAACTACATCCTTCTTCTGCACGGCCAGCCGCTTCACGCCTTCGATCTGGATCACATCGGCGAGGGCAAGATCATCGTGCGCAAGGCCGCGGCCGGCGAGAAAATGAAGACCCTCGACGATGTCGAGCGCACCCTCGAAGAGGGCGACCTCGTCATCGCCGATCCCAAGGGCCCGGTGGCGCTTGCAGGCGTGATGGGCGGGGCGAGCAGCGAGGTGACCGATTCGACTACGCGTGTCCTTTTGGAGGCCGCGTATTTTGAGCCCGGCACCGTGCGCCGCACCTCGCGCCGACTGGGACTCATCTCCGAGAGCTCCTATCGCTTCGAGCGCGGTATCGACCCGCTTCGCGTCACCGTCGCGATGGATCACGCCGCGGCGATGATGGCCGAGCTCGGCGGTGGCAGCGTGCGCAGCGGCTTCATTGACGAGAGCGCGCAGGACTTCGCCCCGGCGAAGATTACGCTTCGCCCGGCGCGCGTGTGCGCGCTGCTGGGCGTGGAGATCCCCGCCGAGCGCATCGCCGCGCACCTGAAGTCCCTTGGATTTGGTGTTGACGATTCAAGTGCCGAGAGCTTCGCCGTTACGGTTCCGAGCTGGCGGCGCCTGGACATCACGCTCGAGGCCGACCTCATTGAGGAAGTCGCGCGCATCGAGGGCTACGACAACGTGCCCGAGACACTTCCCTCCAGCGGACGCGAGCACGGCGAGGACGACGAGCCGCTCCACCTGCAGGAAGCGCTCGAAGATGCACTGGTCGCGCGCGGCTGGCGTCAGAGCGTGCACCTGTCATTCGCATCGCCGGGCTGGGCCGACGACTTCGGCATTGCCGAGGGAGACTCGCGGCGCAAGGCGGTGCGCATCGCCAACCCGATCAACGAAGAAGAGGGCGTGCTGCGCGCGGCGCTGCTTCCCTCGCTGGTAAAAACCTACGTGCGCAACCGCAATCACGGCGTGCGCCAGGTGCGGCTCTTTGAAGTGGGCCGCGTCTTTGAAGAGCAGGGCGCCGGCGTGGCTGGCGGGGAGCTCCCCAAAGAGCGCCTCTCGCTGGCCATGATTGCCGGAACGCTCGACGAGCCGGGCCTCTGGCGCGCCGGCGATCCCGCGCGCGCCGCGCTCTTTGCCGCGAAAGCGGATCTCGAAGCCCTCGGCGGCTGCTTTGGTCTGGAGCTGAAACTCGCGGGCCCCAGCGACGAGCCGTATCTTCATCCGGGACGCCGCGCGAGTGTGATGCTCGGCAAGCAGGTGCTCGGCCACTGGGGCGAGCTCCATCCCGAAGTGGCGGCAAAGCTCGGCGTGCGCGACCGCGTTGTCGCGTGCGAGCTCGATGCCGGTGCGCTGCTTCAGGCCGCGCTTGGCAGAAAGCCCAAGTTCAGCGCCTTCTCGAACCTGCCGCGCATGTGGCGGGACCTGGCACTGCTCGTCTCCGACGAAGTGCCCGCGGGCCGCGTGGTGGCCAAGGCGCTCGCCGCCGGCGCGCCGCTGGCCCAGCACGGCGAGATCTTCGACGAGTTCCGCGGCAAGGGCATCGAGGAGGGCAAGCGCTCGCTGGGCCTTCGCATGTGCTACGGCGCCGCTGATCGCACCCTCACCGAGGAAGAAGCCGCCGGCGCCGAGGCGAAGGTGCTCGAGACCCTGGAGAAGGAATTCGGGGCGCAGCGCCGCTAACCCCGCCAGGTGTTTTCCCCTCTCCCCCGCGGCGGGGGAGGTGGCCGAAGGCCGGAGGGGGTAGCCTGGAACTGGCGCGTAACGACCCCTCCCTGACCCTCCCCGCTACGGGGAGGGAATGGCGCAGCAGATAATTTCGCGCAAGAACACGCCTGCGGCGCCCCTCTGGCAGCCCTCCCAGGGGCCTGCCTTAAACCAGTAATTTTATTTGCCTTTTCTGGGACCGCTCGATACTATTTTTCTCATCTGAGTCCTTTGAGCCGCCAGAGTCGGGGAGTTGTTGAGGCCCCGGCGGCGGGCAGGTCCAGGCCGAGGGGTTTCGGCGGGCCGGAGGGGTTCGGAGCAGGTGAGGGGGTAGTATCGTGACCAAGGCCGATATCATCGAGAACATCTACCAGCGGGTGGGATTCTCCAAAAAGGAAGCGACCGATGTCGTCGAGGCGGTCTTCGAGATCGTCAAGCAGACGCTCGAGACCAACGAGCGCCTGAAGATCTCGGGCTTCGGTAACTTCGTCGTCAAGGAAAAGCGCGCCCGTCTGGGCCGCAACCCCCACACGGGACAACCCATCGAGATCACGCCCCGCAAGGTGCTGACCTTCAAGCCCAGCCAGGTGCTCAAGAACATCCTCAACGAGGGGCTTGAGGACGGGGGGAATTCCTCCGGCGATGCCAGCGGCCTGGGCGGCGACGGCCAGAGCGCGGCCAGCAACTGACCGATTTCACGAACCTTTTTCGTTTGCTTGAGGATCCACCCGGGTGGAAGAGCTTCCAGACATTCCGGACAAGCTCTATTTTCGCATTGGCGAGGTCTCGACCCTGACCGGGGTCAAACCCTCGGTGCTGCGCTATTGGGAGAGCGAGTTCCGCACGCTCCGGCCCACCAAGAGCCGCACCAACCAGCGTCTCTACACCCGCGCTGATGTCGAGAAGGTCATCAAGCTCAAGACCCTGCTCTACGAGAAGAAGTTCACCATCGCAGGCGCCCGCCGGGTGCTGGCAAAGGGTTACACCCAGGAACTCAACCGTCTTGAATCCGAGACCGGCGCCGAGGCGGCCGATGGTGGGAACGGCACCGGGCAGGGCGCCCCGGAAAACGCCGCGCAGAAGGCCGGCCCGGAACTTCAAAAGCGGGTCGCTTCGTTGATTTCAGAGGTCCAATCCATTAAGAAGCTGCTCTCTTAAAGGCGTGTGCCCAAGCGGCGCCTGCCTGCAGGAGATACGCGTCGGGACGTGGCGCAGCCTGGTAGCGCGCACCCTTGGGGTGGGTGAGGTCGCTGGTTCAAATCCAGTCGTCCCGACCATTTTCTCCCTTTTTTGGCCACTTACAGACTGCTCGCGCCCGCTGGGGCGGCCCGCAGGCCCTCCCGGTTCACTGGACAAGGCCGCGCGGGACCTGACAGACACGCGGGATTGCGAGCAAAATGGCCAAAGTGCCCACCATTCTCATCTCCAACGACGACGGATTTCACGCCCCCGGCATGCGCGCGATGCGCCAGGCGCTGGAGGGCCTGGGCCGCCTGATCGTGTGCTGCCCCGATTCCGAGCAGAGCGCCACGAGCCACGCGCTCACCCTCCACCGGCCGCTGCGCATCGCCAAGGTCGAGGAAGACTGCTACACCGTCGACGGCACGCCCACGGACTCTGTTCTGCTGGGGATCAACCACATCCTCAAGGGCGAGAAGCCAGACCTTGTGATGTCGGGCATCAATGCCGGCCCCAACATCGGCGACGACATCGGCTACTCGGGAACCGTGGCCGCGGCGCTCGAGGGCACGGTTTATGGCGTGCCGAGCGTGGCGGTCTCTCTGGCCTCCCACGACTTCAAGAACTTCTCCGCGGCCGGGCAGGTCGCCCGCGAGAGCGCCCAGTGGGTGCTTGCCAACGGGCTTCCCAGGGACGTGACGCTCAACGTGAACATCCCGGCGATCGAGCCCTCGCAGATCCGCGGCCGCCGCGTGACCATCCAGGGCAAGCGCCACTTTGAGGACATCGTGCAGGAAAAGCTGGACCCGCGCGGGCGCCGCTACTACTGGATCGGCGGCAGCGTCGTCTTCCCCGAGCAGGAACCCAATACCGACATCACCGCCATCGCCGAGGGCTACGTCTCGATCACGCCCATTCGCATCGAGCTCACCGCCCACGACGTGCTCGAACACGTGAGGAGCCTGGCGGGCGAGGAATGAATTTCACATCTCCCTCTGGGAGAGGTCGAGCGAAGCGAGGGTGAGGGTTCTGCCACAACAAAACCCTCACCCTGACCCTCTCCCAAAGGGAGAGGGGATGTTAGGATAAGAAACGACATGAGCACCGAAGCAGAAATCGAACCGCCGATGCCGGCGACCAACGCCGAGGGCAAGACCGGCCTTGTCCGCCGCATGTACGACTGGGTGCTCGGCTGGTCGGAGACGGCCTACGGTCCGCAGGCGCTGCTGGGGCTGGCCTTCTGCGAGGCGATCTTCTTTCCGGTTCCCCCCGACGTGCTGCTCATGGCGCTGGTTCTGGGCAGGCGCGAGCGGGCGTGGAACTTCGCCATGCTCTGCACCATCGGCTCGGTCGCAGGCGGCATCATCGGCTACCTGATCGGCGCGGGGCTGTGGGAGGCGGTCTCGGGATATTTCTTTACCTGGGTGCCGGGCTTTTCCCAGGCCGGCTACGACCGTGTGCGCGTCTTCTACGAGACCTATTCCTTCTGGGCGGTCTTCGCCGCGGGCTTCACGCCCATTCCCTACAAGATCTTCACCATCAGCGCCGGCGTGTTCGAGATCTCCATGCCCATCTTCATGCTCGCCTCGGTGATGAGCCGCGGCCTGAGATTTGTACTCATCGCCGGCCTGCTCTGGAAATTCGGCGACCCCATCAAGAGCTTCATCGACCGCTACTTCAACCTGCTGGCCTTCGGCGGCACCGCGCTGCTCATCGGCGGGTTTGTGTTGCTGAAGTATCTGTAGGATTTTCGGAACTGCAGCGTTTTCGCCAGCCAGCCTGAACAGATTGCACCAACTCGCAGCTCCTCAACGTGCACCTGCACTTGCACGAGCACGTGCACGCTGGGATGGGGCGGGGTGGCTAGATCCGCACTTGACTGGTTGTTGGAAGCAAACAACCATGAGCGATATGGCGATACCCGACTTCCAGACGCTAATGCTCCCAGTACTGAAAATTGGCAATAGCGGCGAGATTCAGGCCAAGCAGGCAACAGAGTTGCTTTCCGATGAGTTCGGATTGACCGACGAAGAGCGCACGCAGTTATTGCCAAGCGGCACAACTACGACAATCCATAACCGTGTGGCATGGGCGGTTTCACACATGGTGCAGGCCAAGTTGCTGAAACGGCCGCAGCGTGGATACTTTACCACCACTGACCGGGGCAAGGCGGTTCTCCAAAGCCCTCCCGATAGGATCACGATCAAGTATCTTGAACAGTTTCCAGAATATGTAGAATTTCGAAAGAAGAAAAAAGTTACGGAGAAGGTAGAGGCTGATGGTGCCGACGAAGATTCTTCGACGACACCGGAAGAGAGAATCGATACGGCTTACTCTGAGATCAATGCGGCATTGAAAGATGAGTTGCTTTCCAAGGTAATGGAGGCTTCCCCGGTCTTTTTTGAGAAGCTGATAGTGAAGCTGCTGGTCGGAATGGGATATGGCGGTGCGAGCGACGAAGCCGGAAAGCATGTTGGGAAGTCGGGCGATGGAGGGATAGACGGCGTAATCAATGAAGATAAGCTCGGCTTGGATGTCATTTATTTGCAGGCGAAACGATACGCACCCGAAAATACGGTCGGGCGCCCCGAGATCCAGAAATTTGCCGGTACTCTTATCGGAATGAGCGCGAACAAGGGAGTATTTGTCACAACCTCCAGCTTTTCCGCCCAAGCGCACGAATACACGAAGACAGTACCTCAGCGCATCATTCTCATTGATGGTGAGAAACTGACTTCACTGATGTTGGAGCACAATGTTGGTGCGCGGGTGCATCGTTCGATTGATCTCAAGAACATCGATGAGGATTTTTTCCTGGACTAGGCTCTCTCTGGCGATAGTCTGGTTCGTCCTTCTCCCTGAAAGGGAGAGGGGTCCGGAAACGCCCCCATTGCCACCCATCCCACTGCCATATACCCAACCCCTTGCAATCTTTAGAAAAATCCGTATCATAAAGGTGCCTTCAATCCTTTGTTCCCACGCACAAGCAGGTGTGAGCGTGTCGAAGTACGCGAAAAAGTTGCCGGGGCTCTTGCTCTCAGCGGCAGTGATTGTCCTCGTTTGTACGGGGTTTGCCGGCTGTGCGGGGACAAAGCGCGGGGTCTATCACACCGTCGAGCGGGGCGAGACCCTCTCGGGGATCTCGGCCGCCTACGGGGTGCCGGTCTCCCACCTGCAGAGCTGGAACGGTATCGACGACCCGCGCGATCTTCGCGCCGGGACCCAGGTCTTCATTCCCGGCGCGCGGCGGGTTCAGTACACCCAGCGCGTGGCCGCGGCCCGCAGCGGGCGCGACGATGCGCCCACGGCGAGCTGGACCCGCAAAGCCAGGCGCGAGGAGCCGCGCCGTGAGGCGAGCCTGCGCCCGGTCTCCCCGGCGCCCAAGCCCGGCTTCAAGCTGCGCTGGCCGGTGGAGGGCAAGGTCACCTCGGGCTACGGCTTCCGGGGCGGGCTCCACCACGACGGATTCGATATCTCGGCCAAAGAGGGCAATCCCATCTATGCCGCCGCCGACGGGCGGGTGCTCTACGCGGGCGACAAGCTTGCCGGCTACGGCAACCTGGTCATCATCCGGCACTCGGGCTCACTTTCGACGGTTTACGCCCACAACAAGGAAAATCTGGTCTCTGAGGGCGATTTCGTGACCGCCGGCCAGCTCATCGGCAAGGTGGGCGAGACCGGCCGCGCCAGCGGCCCCCACGTGCATTTCGAGGTGCGCGAGGGGAAAAAAGCGGTTGACCCCTCCAGGTTCCTGCCATAGGATACGCCCCGCTTCGGGAAAGTGGCTTCTGAGCGCCTCTGGGCGGCATCCAGCGCTTTTTCGGCAGACCAGGGGAAGGGAGAGGGGCCGGTTCCCGGCACGTCGCAGGCGTGTCCGATACGGCTGCTCCACCACACATCAGTTCATGCTTGAACAGCTCCGCAGCGCCATTCGAGACGTTCCCGACTATCCAAAGCCCGGGATCGTCTTCAAAGACATCAGCACGATTCTCAACAACCCCGAGCTCTACCGCGCTTCCATTGAACTGATGGTTGAGCCCTTCAAAGGGCGCGAGAACCTCTATATCGCCGGAATCGAGGCCCGCGGCTTCATCTTCGGGGCCGCCATGGCCGACCGCCTGGGCGCGGCCTTCGTCCCCGTGCGCAAGGCCGGCAAGCTGCCGTGGAAGACCCGCGCGGTGAGCTACGCCCTCGAATACGGCGAGGACACGCTGGAAATCCATGTCGACGCCATCCCCGAGGGGGCCGACGTCGTGGTGGTCGACGACCTGTTGGCCACGGGCGGAACCGTGGGCGCGGTGCTCGAATTGCTCGAGACTTCGAAGGTCAACGTCATCGGCGTGAGCTTTCTGGTGGAGCTGGAGTTCCTCGAAGGCCGCAAAAAACTGGGCGGGGCCCCGGTTCACTCGGTTCTGAAGTTTTAGCGGGGACACTTGCTATCCGTGTCCAAATTGCGGTAAAGCGCTTTTAGACCGATAGAGAAACAGGTAAACGAGTTTCGGGGAGGGGGGGGACCCTGAACCGAGATAAAAAAACAAATCGCGAAGACCGCGAAAGAAGGAGTCATCCCGATGGCGAAAGAAATCCTCATCGTCCAGTCCAAGGTCAAGGACATCATCAAGAAGAAGAACTTCCAGTGCAGCGCCGAGGCCATTGAGGCCTTCAGTGCCCAGCTTGAAGAGTCCGTGAACAAGGCGCTTGCCCGCGCCAAGGCCAACGGCCGCAAGACCGTCAAGGCCCAGGACGTCTGAGCAGCAAGGCACTGAAGAGGCGCCCGCAGGAGGGCCAGAGCCGCCTTGTGGCCGCTTTGAGTCCCGCCTGAGCCCTGAGGGTTTACAAGGCCCCCATAGCTCAGCTGGATAGAGCAAACGTTTCCTAAACGTTAGGCCGCAGGTTCGAGTCCTGCTGGGGGCACCACTCTTCAATCAGACAGCAAGCCAGCCCGGTCGGGTCACACCGCCGGGCTGTTTTGCGTACGGAATACGCGAAGCGATCGATACAGCTCTCCCCCGCACTGCGGGGGAGATGCCCGCAAGGGCAGAGGGGGCCGTGCAGGCGGCGACTCTGTCACTCTCCCCCGCTGTGCGGGGGAGATGCCCGAGAGGGCAGAGGGGGAGTTCGTAGCCCCTCTGGTTGATTTCCCGTCCACGTCCACGTCCACGTAAACGTAGGACGCAAAGGGCGCGCAAATCGTGGTCGTTTACGTTCGTCGTGGACGTGGACGAGACCAAAGAAGGATTTTTACCGCTTGAACACCCCCGACATCCTCATCCTGCTGGCCACGGGCCTTGTCTCCGGCACGCTCGGCGGGCTTTTGGGGATCGGCGGCGGCGTGGTGGTGGTGCCGATGCTCATCATGTTCCTGCCGCACCTGGGCGCGGGCAGCGAGTACCTTGTCCACTACTCCGTGGCCACGAGCCTGGCGACCGTCTTCGTGACCAATGTCTCGAGCACGCACGCCCACCACGGGCGCGGCAACGTCATCTGGCCGCTGGTTCTGGTCGCCGGGCCGGTGGCGGCCGCCACGGCCATGGGCGGTGCCTATCTGACCAACTACCTGCCCGGTGAGATCCACCGCCGCGCCTTCGGGGCGTTTTTGCTCTACGTCTCGGTCAAGCTCATCCGCGCCAAATCAGCCAGCGACGGCGAAGCGTCTGAAGAAGCGGTAGAGGACGTTCCCTCGAAACCCATGGCGGCTGCCGCGGGAAGCGCGGTGGGCGCGGCCTCGGGTCTGCTGGGGATCGGCGGGGGATCGGTGGCCGTGCCGCTCTTTCACCTGGTGCTCGGCCACGCCATGCACCGCGCGGTGGGTTCGAGCGCCGCCGTGGGCGCCTGCGCCGCGGTCCTCGGAACATTGGGGCACATGCTCAGCAAAACGCCCACCGGGCAGGGCGCGCTCTCCCACACCATCGGCTTTGTTCACTGGCCCGCAGCCCTGCTCATCAGCGTCGCCGCCCTTGGCAGCGCGCAAATCGGCGCCCGCATGGCCAGCCGCATCAAGCCCGCTCCGCTTCGCCGGACCTTCGGGGTGTTCCTGTTCTTTGTTGCGTGGAAATTGATTTTGTAGGCATTTCGCCAAGAGCCGCTTCAATACGCCTTCAGCTTTAGCACTCACATCAGTTGTAGTTGTCGTGATCGTGCTCGTGGCCGTGCTCGAATCGTGCACGAGCACGTTCACGTCTACGATCACGACATTCGGGGCAGGTTCCGGACGGTTGAAGTAAACACACAAAAAAAAGCCCGCGCGGTGCGCGGGCTTTTCTAAATACCTGAAACGAACTCAGCCTTCGGCGGCCTGTTCTTCCTCGGCGGACTCTTCGGCCGGTGCCTCGGCGGCAGCGGGGCCGGCGACGGCGGCCAGGGTCTGGCGCTCAACCTCGCGCTCTGCTTCTTCGAGATCGTCGTCGGGCATGACCAGGATGCGGTTGCAGTAGGGGCAGGTGTGCATCCCTTCGCCGCGGGCGACGAGGTTGCCGGTCTGCGGCGGGATGTGCATGTTGCAGGCGCGGCACAGATCGCCGTCCACCATGGCCAGCGCGTAGGCCTGCAGGCCGCGGATGCGCTCGTATTTCTTGAGCAGGCTCTCGGGCAGGGCGGCAACGAGTTCCTTGCGCTGTCCGGCGCGGGCCTCGATTTCCTTGCTGGCCTGGGCCATGCGCTGCTCGATCTCGGCGATCTCGTCGGCGAACTCGGCGCGGCCGTCCTCGATCTCTTTTTCGATGTCGGCAATCTTGGTGCCCAGTTCCTCGATCTCCTCGCCGAAACGAAGGACCTCGTCCTCGACATTGGAGATGATTTTCTGGGAGGCTTCGAGCTCGCGCTCAAGGGCGCTGATCTCGCGCTCGGTGGTCAGGTTGGGCTGCTTCTTCTTGAGGCCCTCAAGATGAGCGTTCTCGTCGGTGAGGAAGGTTTCCTTCTGCTTGCGACTCTCCTCGATGCGGGTGCGGCGGCGTTCGAGGCCCGCGATCCGCTTGCGCTGATCGGCGAAGGCTTCCTCGATTTCCTCCAGACGCCGGGGGAGGTCGCGCAGATCGCGCTCCATGAGCGCGACGTGACGGTCGAAGATGTGAAGACGTTTGAGCTGCTCGATGGTTTCTTTCATATCACCTGTACAATCTGTAAAGGCCGCAAACGCCCGGCCGACATGGCAGCGGCGCGCTGCGACCCCCCTCAATCGAAGGTCCTACTTCTATTCGCCCGCCCGGGGGCGAGTCAAGTGCGCGAATTTCCAGAAGAAACACGGCAGCGCCCGCCGTGCGTTCATGCGCGGCACGGCGGGCGAGTGCATTGCGGATTGACAAAATATTATGAACATAATATTTTGATGCGCATGAGCTACCGGCCCGAGCACAAAGAGCGCACAAGAGAGCGAATCCTCGATTCGGCTGCGGACCTGGTGCGTGAGAAGGGTTTGGAGAAGACCAGCGTGGCGGAAGTCATGGGCCGCGCGGGTCTGACCGTGGGGGGGTTTTACTCTCACTTCAAGTCACGAGAACAACTGCTGGCCGAGGCGTTGATCCACGCCTTCGAGCTGCAGGATGAGCGCTTGTACAGCCGTCTTGCCTCACTTGAGGGCGAGGCGTGGAACAAGGCGATGGTGGGAACCTACCTCTCGACCTTTCATCGGGACCATCCCGAGCAGGGCTGCCCGTTTGCAGCCCTGATCTCCGAATTCCCGCGTGCGGGAAAACCGGTGCGCGCGATGATCTCGCGTGCCTACCAGGGGTGGGTGGCCATGCTGGCCGCGCGCCTTGGAGACAGGGACGAGGCGCTGGCGCTCAGCGCCTTGCTGGTAGGTGCGTTGACGCTCTCACGTGTTGCCGCCGGAACCGGAGAATCAAAAGAAGTGTTGCTGGCAGCCACCCGGATGGCGGGACGGCTGCTGGGCCAGGAGGGCAAGTGATGGGAGTGATCAACGGACCGGCGCAGGTCAGCGAGAATGCAAAGAACCTTCCCACTGTGTGCGTGCTGTGTTCGCACAACTGTGCGATGAGAGTCGACGTCGAGAACAACGAAATCACGAAAGTCCGCGCCGATGAATCAAGCCCGCTGACCAGGGGCTACAGTTGCAACAAGGGCTATCGCATCGCCTACTACGTCAACCACAAACAGCGCGTGGAATACCCCATGAAGCGCCGCGCCGACGGGAGTTTCGAGCGCATCTCCTGGGACCAGGCGATCACAGAGATTTCTTCGAAGCTCAAAGCGATCCGCGCCAGGCATCCGGGTCGCTCCGTGGCGCTTGCGGGAATCGGCGGACAGGGCAACCACATGGATGGGCCGTTTGCGATTCCCTTCCTCATGGGAGTGGGCAGCGACATCATCTTCAACTCGCTTGGGCAGGAGAAGACCCAGCACCCGCTCGTCGACGGATGGATGTTTGGCGCCTCACCGGAGAGTTTCCTGCACGCCGACGCCGAGCACGCGGAGTATCTGCTGATGCTGGGAACCAATCCGGTGGTGAGCAACCGGGGCGAGCGTGCCACTGAGACCATCAAGGAGCTTCGCCAGAATGAGGCGCGCACGCTCGTTGTCGTTGACCCGCGCCGGACGGAAACAACCCGGCGGGCCAACGCCCATCTTCGCATCAAGCCGGGCATGGACGTCTACTTCATGCTGGGGATGTGCGCGCACATCGAGCGCGAGGGGCTCACTGACAAGAAGTTCATCGGCAAGTACACCAAAGACTACGAGAAGCTGCGCCAGGTCCTGCGCGGGATTGATCTTGACGAGATGGCCGCGCGCACGGGGCTCGATGTCTCGGAGATCACCAGGACCGCCGAGGGTTTTGCGCGCGCAAAGTCCGCCGCGGTATTCATGGACCTGGGGGCCGAACAGATCCCGTACTCTACGCTCATGTCCTATCTCGTTCGCGTGCTCGTCCTCATGACGGGCAACGTGGGCAAGAAGGGCGGACAGGTCTTTCTCCCGATGTTCATGGCGAAGTCTCCCACCATGGCGAAGCCCGGGTTCCCCAAGGCGCTGGCCTCGGACATCCCGGCCATTCCCATGTTTTCGCCATTTGGCTGGCTCTCGCCGAACCTGCTTCCCGAGGAAATTCTCGTCGACCACCCGGCACGCATCCGCGCGCTCATTGTGGAGGGGGCCAACCCGCTTGTCAGCTACGCCGATTCCCAACTGCACCGCGAGGCGTTTAAGAAGCTCGACCTGCTGGTGGTGATCGATCCGGCCTTTACCGAGACCGCGCAGGTGGCCGACTACGTGCTGCCGGCGGCGGCCGGCTACGAGAAGTGGGAACACGCGGGATTTCCCAAGGGCTATCCCCATGTGAGCGCCCAGGTGCGCCCGCCCGTAGTGCGCGGCCCTGACGAGGCGCTGCCGGAAGCGGAAATCTACCACCGGCTTGCGCGGGAGATGGGCATTGCGCCCAAGGCTCCTCGGGCGCTCCACCTGCTCGCCAAGGGGGCGAGAAGTCCGCTCGGCGCGCCGCTCTATTTCGCCGCGCTTGGCTCCCTGGCGGCGATGCGCGGCGGAAGCGGGAAGGCGATCGCTGCCCGCTTCGTGTTCTGGCTCTACGAGACGCTCGGGCCGCTGCTTCCCTCGCCGCAGCTCGTGGCAATCTGGGGCATGGCTCACGCCTTTGCTGCCACGCGCAAGGCGGACGTGGTGCGCCAGTATTCCGAAGTGGCCCGGATGAAGAATCCCTTTGCCGTTGGAGAATTCCTCTTTCAGAAGATCCTCGATCATCCAGAGGG
This genomic interval from Chrysiogenia bacterium contains the following:
- a CDS encoding molybdopterin-dependent oxidoreductase, yielding MGVINGPAQVSENAKNLPTVCVLCSHNCAMRVDVENNEITKVRADESSPLTRGYSCNKGYRIAYYVNHKQRVEYPMKRRADGSFERISWDQAITEISSKLKAIRARHPGRSVALAGIGGQGNHMDGPFAIPFLMGVGSDIIFNSLGQEKTQHPLVDGWMFGASPESFLHADAEHAEYLLMLGTNPVVSNRGERATETIKELRQNEARTLVVVDPRRTETTRRANAHLRIKPGMDVYFMLGMCAHIEREGLTDKKFIGKYTKDYEKLRQVLRGIDLDEMAARTGLDVSEITRTAEGFARAKSAAVFMDLGAEQIPYSTLMSYLVRVLVLMTGNVGKKGGQVFLPMFMAKSPTMAKPGFPKALASDIPAIPMFSPFGWLSPNLLPEEILVDHPARIRALIVEGANPLVSYADSQLHREAFKKLDLLVVIDPAFTETAQVADYVLPAAAGYEKWEHAGFPKGYPHVSAQVRPPVVRGPDEALPEAEIYHRLAREMGIAPKAPRALHLLAKGARSPLGAPLYFAALGSLAAMRGGSGKAIAARFVFWLYETLGPLLPSPQLVAIWGMAHAFAATRKADVVRQYSEVARMKNPFAVGEFLFQKILDHPEG
- a CDS encoding TetR/AcrR family transcriptional regulator, coding for MTVEDVKTFELLDGFFHITCTICKGRKRPADMAAARCDPPQSKVLLLFARPGASQVREFPEETRQRPPCVHARHGGRVHCGLTKYYEHNILMRMSYRPEHKERTRERILDSAADLVREKGLEKTSVAEVMGRAGLTVGGFYSHFKSREQLLAEALIHAFELQDERLYSRLASLEGEAWNKAMVGTYLSTFHRDHPEQGCPFAALISEFPRAGKPVRAMISRAYQGWVAMLAARLGDRDEALALSALLVGALTLSRVAAGTGESKEVLLAATRMAGRLLGQEGK